TCGCGAATGGACGTCAACGTCCGATGAATGTGGGCATCGGCCTCAATGTGAACCGAAACCATGTCGGCTCCGGCATCAACGAACTGAACCGCATATCGCCCGGGTTCTTCGATCATCAGATGCGTATCGATCGACATTCGAGTCGCCTTTCGCAAAGAACGAACTACCGGAAGTCCGATCGTGATGTTCGGAACGAAATGCCCGTCCATTACGTCGACATGCAGCACCTTTGCCCCGCCGGCTTCGACCGACTCAATTGCATCGGCAAGCCGCGTAAAATCTGCTGAAAGTATCGACGGTGCTATCTCAAACATTCTTACGATTCTCTACTTTGTTGCATGACCTAGGCGCAGCGTTGTATTCACTGCTTATGGCCTCTGCGAGGACCGCGGTCTCGTGTCACCTGACCGATTCACCGTAGGTGAAGCCTGCGGCTTCGGTGTCGGCCCTGTCTGTTGCGGTCTGTCGTTTCGATCGCCCGGATTTGTACCCGGCTCGCGCTTATTTCCGTCTTCCGGGCGTACCTGCGTATTCGCGCCGGCCGAATTTCCGGCCGTCGATGTATTGCTAAGCACGTCGCGCGTCGTATCGGCTTTCTTTCGATTGGTGTTCGAATTCGCGTTCGAATTCGAATTTGACCTCGATTTCTTCGGCTTGTCCGAGATCATCTCTTCGATCTTCTCGGTGTCATCTTCCTCAATGTCCTTGATCAGAGACTTCGGCGTCTCCGCGCCGTCGGCTCCGGCCCGGCTGACGACCACAAGGATCATCTGCCCCGTCTTGACCGTCTCACCCGGTCTCGGCAGTTGTTCGAGCACCGTGTTCATTTTCTCCGCACTGACGCGGTCGGCCCGTTTCTTGATCTTAAGACCAAGAGCCGCGAGTTCTTTCTCGCTTTCAACAAAGTCTTTACCGACGATCTCCGGCACCTTTATTTCAGAGCCCGAGAGCGACATAAAAACAACGCCGGCCATTCCGGCCAGGAACGCGATCAGCAAAAAGCCGAGCATAAACAGCTTGCCTATCGCTGAAAACCCAGTTTTTATTACGCCCATCGGATAAAGCCCCCAAAAAACCTAAAGCAAAATCTTAACATTTTTAGAGAGATCGACAAATTGCGCGGGCTCAACCTTTTCGAAAGACAGCGAGAAAGAAGCCATCCGTTCCGTCGACGTGCGGAAATGTCCGGGCATACCCGCGTCCGGTCAGAAAACGTTCCTGAACGTCCGGGCGAATTCGTGCAAATTCCGTCTGGTTTCCCACAAAAGCCTCTGCTACTTGCTCGTCCTCTTCAGTTTCGATCGAACATGTCGAATAAGTAAGCGTTCCTCCGGGCCTGACGACCCTTGACGATTCTTTCAGGATACTCAATTGCTTGGATGCCATCTCGCGGATATCGGTTTCTTTCAAACGGTAACGGATCTCAGGATTATTTCGAATCGTACCGGTACCGGAACACGGGGCATCCACCAAAACGTGGTCAAACGTTGCGTTCCCGAAAGGCAACGACGTGAGAGCATCGTACCTCAGTGTCGCGACCGATTCGCAGCCTTGGCGATCGGCATTTTCCCGGAGGAGCTTCACTCGATTTTCATGCAGGTCGCCCGAAACGATACTTGATGATAGATCTCCCGTATTTGCCGCGATGAGCGTCGTCTTGCCGCCAGGAGCAGCGCACACATCGAGCATTCGATCGCCCTTTTTTAACGAGATCGACGATGCCACCAACTGTGACGCCTCGTCCTGAAAATAGATCATCCCGCCGTTGGCAAGTTCGCGAAGCCGCGGACTGATGCGATCGGCCACATATCCACCGGCAACGATCGTCGACCCCGCTATTTTTTCGCGGTCGTCAATGCCAAGCAGAGTTTCCAATTCCTCCGGCGGCGGAGATCGCTTCCGAAATCGGACATCAAACTTGCGTGTAAGCCTGAACGACGCATTTCCCGGCTTGTTGTTCGCCTCGCATAAACGAGCTGCGTTCTCGAAACCAAGATCGTGGACCCACTTTTCGACCAACCACCTTGGATGAGAGGTTTTTGTGACCAACCGGTCTGTCTGATCGATGCAGCCTGGCTCCCACCTGTTGCGCAAAAAGCTTCGCAGTATCGCATTTACAAATCCCTTTGCCGATCTCTTTCGTGCTCGGGCAACGAGTTCGACGCTTTCGTTGATGGCCGAATGAGCGGGAATTCTGTCCAAAAAGATGATCTGGAACAAGGCCATTTGAATGGCGATCGAAACCGCCGGATCGAGTTTTTTATTCGATGCAAAATGACCGATTATCAGGTCAAGATAAAGCTTGTGTCTCAAAACGCCGTAGGTCACCTCATAGCAAAGTCCCCGATCCGCTTCAGAAAGTCCGGCAGAATGGTAAGGCAGGAGAACCGATGAGAATGCTTCTTCGCGGTCTATCTTGAATAGGACATCGAATGCGGCTTTCCTTGAGGGCGAAATGTTCATTCAGATCCCCGCTGTGAGTCGGATACCGATGCTGACGTTTTGCCGGGCTTTAATTCGTTGTCCACGGTTCGGCGATCGTCGAAGACGAAACACTCGCCTTCCCACATCGATTCGTCAGACGGCACGGTTTCGATGTATTTCAATATCCCGCCCTCGAGTTGAAATACCTCGCGAAAACCGAGTTCGACCAGATACGGTGCGAACTTCTCGCAGCGAATGCCGCCGGTGCAAAATACGGCGATCTTTTGATTGACCGCCGGGTCGAGATTTTTCTCAACGAAACTCGGCAGATCGCTGAATTTCTCGGTTCCCGGGTTTATCGCCCGTCTGAACGTGCCCTCTTTGAACTCATAATCATTTCGGGTATCAAGAACGATGGTCGCCGGATCGGATATCACATCGTTCCATTTGCTCGGAGGAACGTGGGTGCCTATTCCCGCTTTCAGGTCGACCCGTCTCTTCAGCGTCACGATCTCGGGTTTTATCTTCACGTCGATCTTTCTGAAAGGTGCCGTTGCATGGAATGAACTCTTGTATACAATTTCGGAACCAAGTGCCGCACCAGCCTCCGAGACGAACGACTCTATCGCTTCGGGGCGACCGCAAACGGTCGAGTTGAATCCTTCCTCGGCGAGTATGATCGTTCCTTTGATCTCATTTGCCGCCATGATGGCCTTGAGCTTGTCCTGTAAGCCGGTCAAATCGCCGACGTTTTTCATCGGCTTGAATTCGTAAAATGTGATTATTTGAAACGCTTCGTTCATTGCAACATGTCCGCCTCATTCCGAAGCGAGGATCTCGCCGACAGCGGGCCGTGATCCATTGATAAAATCCGCAGCGGTCATTCGCCTTTTCCCTTCCGGCTGAAGTTCAGTCATCTCGATGATGCTGCCGTCGCCGCACACGACCTTCAATGCTTCGCCAGCTGCCTCACATATCGTCCCGGCCGCAGATCCCGCGAGCGGCGGCGCGGCGTTCGACGCGCGCGCCTTCCAGACGGTCAATCGCTGGTTCCGGAAGGTCGTGAACGACGTCGGAAAAGGCTGAAAGCCACGAATACGATCGACGATCTTTGCTGCAGGCATTGTCCAGTCGATCCGGCCGTCCTCTTTGTGCAGCAAAGGGGCGTAGGTGGCCATTGAGTCGTCCTGCGGCCTCGGCACGATCGAATCGATGCCGTCGAGCGTCTCGATAAGCAATTCGGCACCCAGATGCGAAAGCCTGTCCATTAACTCTACTGCATTTTCATCCGAATCGATCGCGGTTTCGCTTTGGAGGAGAATGTCGCCGGTGTCCAGCCCCGCATCCATTTTCATTGTCGTCACACCGCTGACCTTGTCGCCATTCACGATCGCCCAGTTTACCGGGGCCGCACCGCGATATTTTGGCAGAAGAGAGAAATGCAGATTGATCGCACCCTTTGGATACATCTCCAGAAACGCTGTGGGCAAGATCCGTCCATAAGCGACCACGATCGCCGCCTCTGCTCCATGCGAGCGAAAGGTCTCCAGTGCTTCCGGTGTCTTGATCTTGAGCGGCTGAATGACCGATAGCCCCCGGCCCAACGCATACTCCTTTACGGCCGGCATTGATATCCTCTTGCCTCTTCCTGAGGGGCGATCAGGCTGTGTGTAGACCGCAGCGATGTCGTGACCGGCAGAGATCAGCCGCTCGAGCGAGGGGACTGCTGCCGCCGGTGTACCCATGAATACGATCCTCATAAAATGAAAGGTCTAATTAAAAACGGCCCGGCCGCAGAGTTCCGCCCGAGCCATGTTTTCTGTTGTAAGTTCAACCCTAGTAACCGCAATGATAGTTCGACACTTCATAGACCTTCGCCCAATTACCGTCGGTGCGTTTGTAGGCGTAAAAACTTGCTCCCTCGAATGCCTGTACATACGTGAAGATCTCGCTTATGCCGTCGCCATCATAGTCAAAGACGTCGAGCAGCAGCTCGTGATAAACACCTTCGTCGACCGCTGAGATCTCGCCGCTCATCACCTCGTCTTCCTTGATCGTCCGAAGATCGGAGTAAACGATCGAGAGCTTTCCGTCAGTTCCCTTTTCGGCAATAAAGAACAAAAGCGTCCGTGATTTGGGCTCATTCTCGGCCCAGAAACTTCCCACCAGTTCGGGCTTCTTGTCGCCATTGACATCAAGCGCGGTCAGGTTGTGATAGTCGATCTTTTTTGTATCCACCGAGTTGGTGGTGAATTCAGCCTTTACCAGCAGATCGATCTCGTTCCTCTCCGGCCAGTTTGGAAGTCGGCGAACTCCGCTCCCCTGCTTCTTAACGGCAACGTTGGTCGCCAGGGCCATGACCTTGCCTCTCAGGTTGAGGTTTGGACGCGTAGCCGCTACATTGACCTGCGCCATGTTCGGAGCACATTCCATTTTCGAATTACCGGGCTTGATCGAGACCGTGCCGGCATTCGCTCCGCCAAATATCAACCGGTAGCTCGCTTTCGCACCAAAGTACGCCTTTGTGAATTGCTCGACAACAGCGCTTTCATCGCTTCCGTTAACGGTCTCTGAAAGCTTGCCTTTTTCGACGTGAGCGATCGGTTCGATCATCTGTCCGTCATTCAATACGGCGAATATGATCGGTTTCGGCACGCTGACCGCAGTTGAGCGAGCCTTTTGGGCATTGACGCTCGTATTCAACAAAGCAAGGCCGACCGATCCGACGAATAGGAAAAAACTCAACTTTGATCTCATAACGCTCATATCTTACGGGCGATCGACTTGCCCTGCATGAATTGCAGCAAATATTCGCGCCCGCCTGCCTTCGAATCGGTGCCGCTCATGTTGAATCCGCCGAACGGATGCACCCCGACAAGGGCTCCGGTACACTTGCGGTTCAAATATAGATTCCCAACGTGAAAATCTCGACGCGCCCGTTCGAGGCGTTCCTCGGACGCGGAATAAACGGCGCCCGTCAGACCAAACTCCGTTCCGTTAGCGATCTCCAAAGCATGGTCAAAATCGCGTGCTTTGATCACGGCCAGGACCGGTGCGAATATCTCTTCCTGTTCGATGATGTCACCCGGTTTCACATTATCGATCACCGTCGGTTCAATGAAATAGCCGCTCGTTTCGTCTCCATTGCCTCCGGCAACAACATAGCCGCCCTCGCCTATTCCTTCCTGAATGTAGCCAAGCGTCTTGTCAAAGGCCTTTTTATTGATGACGGCCGCAACGTTCGTGTCAACTTCGGTCGGTTGGCCGACCTTGAGCGCTTTGGTCAGGGCGATCACTTTTTCAAGCAGCTCGTCGTGCACCTTTTCGTCAACTATCAATCGTGAACACGCCGAACATTTCTGCCCCTGAAATCCGAAAGCAGCCTGTACGACACCCGTCGCAGCTGATTCAAGATCGGCATCATCAGCGACGATGATCGCGTCCTTTCCGCCCATTTCGGCAATGACCCGTTTGATCCAGATCTGGCCCGGACGTGCTTTCGCCGCCTCCTCGTTGATATGGAGCCCAACGCCCTTCGATCCGGTAAACGAAATGAACCGCGTATTCGGGCTCGTCACCATCGCTTCGCCGGTGCCGGCGCTGCCGGTTATAAAATTGACGACGCCCGCCGGAACGCCGGCTTCCTTGACGATCTCGATGAACTTGGCCGCGATGGTGGGCGAATCGGACGATGGTTTGAGCACGACCGTATTTCCTGCGACTATAGCCGCCATCGTCATACCGGACATTATCGCGAGCGGGAAGTTCCACGGTGGAATGATCGCGCCGACACCGAGCGGAATGTATTCAAGGCTGTTGTCTTCGCCCGGAACCTTCGTGATCGGCTGCTCCTGCGCCCACCTCAACATCTCGCGCCCGTAAAACTCGGCGAAATCGATCGCCTCGGCGGTGTCGCCATCAGCTTCAGCCCAGGTTTTCGAGACTTCGAAGACCATCCAGGCCGACAATTCGTGCTTTCTCTGACGCATCAGTTCGGCGATCTTAAATATGTATTCGGCTCGCTCGGCCGCAGGCACATTGCGCCACGTTTTGAAAGCCTCGGTCGCAGCATCAATGCCCTTTTCGACCAGAGATATATCGGTATCGCCCTCTGAAAAGACGCCGACGACCTCATCTTTCTTCGCCGGATTAAAACTCTGAAATTTGCTTTCCAAAACGATCTTTTCGCCGTTGATCAGACACGGGTATTCGCGGCCGAGTTCGCCGCGGACCTTTTCGATCGCCGCACGCATCGCATCGGCATTTTCCGGGACCGAAAAATCTGTAAATGGCTCGTTCTTAAATTCGTCCAAAACTCTCTGTGTTTGCATATCTTTACCTATATCGCTGTCGTTCGATCTCGTTTCGTTCCCATTCGTCCAAAAGTTCGGGTATCACCGGTTCATCATCTGTCTGCCAGGCGATCACGAACCTCGGATGCTGGGTATCGTTGCTGTGTTCTACATAAGTCTGGATGAGCTTCCATCCTGAAACGAGGAAGGCGTTCAGTTCCCGGATAGTCCCGACCTCGCCGGCGAGTCTTGTGTCTTCGATACTCATTCCCATTTCCCCGTTTTCTGGAGTCTCTTGATTTTACGCTTTGCCATTTCTCGTTTCAAGACGGTCATGCGATCGAGAAAGACAATGCCGTCACAATGGTCAGTTTCGTGCAGAATGCAGCGCGCCGCGAGGTCGTCGACATCGAGTTCGAAGCGTTCGCCTCTGGCATCCTGTGCCCGAACGATAACCCGCATTTCGCGCCTGATCGTTTGATACAACCCCGGAAACGAAAGGCAGCCTTCATCGCCGATCTGCTCGCCCTCGACATGGACGACCTCAGGATTAAACAGCGCATGTTTCTGCGACGGGCCATTTTCCGACGGAGTGTCCATCACAAAAAGACGCCTCGAGATCCCGACCTGCGGTGCTGCAAGCCCAACGCCGCCGGCATCGTACATCGTCGCGAACATATCGCTGACAAGCTTTTCGAGCTCCGGCCCAAACTCTTCGTCGGAAAACGGCTTGCCGACAGTTAATAAGATCGGATCGGGGTAATGGACAACCTTGAGCATATTTCGCCGAAAACCTCATTTTATCACGAGACCTGACCCGGCTGCTAAAGAACCTTTATCGGATCTTCAGGAACATAAATATCAGTATTCCTTTCGCTCACCCGGAGAAAGTATTAAAATTAGCAAAGCTGCAAAATGCTAAATCCGACCGTCATCGCAATCCCATTTTTCGCACTAATGATCGGTGTCGAGGCCTGGTATGCGCACCGAAAGCGAAAGGACGTCTACGAGACGAAAGACGCTCTGAACAATATCTTCATCGGTTTTGTCAGTGTCGGGTTCGGACTGCTTTTCGGAGTGTTTATCGGGTCAATATACCTTTTTGCTTATGAACTGTCTCCATTCAAGTTTCCGGCCGATGCATGGTGGTCTTGGGCAATTTTGTTTTTTATAGATGATTTCGCTTATTACTGGTTTCATCGCATCAGCCATGAATCGCGGCTGTTTTGGAATTTCCACGTCGTCCACCATTCAAGCGAATTCTATAATCTGAGCGTTGCCGTTCGCCAGAGCTGGTTCAGCGGTCTTCTGCATTGGGTCTTTTACGCCCCGATAATGCTCCTCGGTTTCGCTCCCTGGATGTTCGCCGTCATGCACGGCTTCAACCTCATCTACCAGTTTTGGATTCACACCCGCTTGATCGATCGGCTCGGGCCGCTCGAATACGTCCTCAACACGCCGTCTCATCATCGCGTTCATCACGGTGTCAATAATCCGTATCTGGACAGGAATTACGCCGGCGTATTGATAATCTGGGACCGTATGTTCGGGACGTTCGTTGAAGAGACCGAAGAACCGCGCTACGGCATTATCAAGCCAATTCGCAGTTACAATCCGCTTTGGGTGAATCTGCACGGATGGTTCGAGATGATCGAGGCGATGAGGTCCAAAAAGACATTGCCTGGGAAGCTGAAGTGCATTTTTGCTTCGCCGAACATGGACTTCGATGACCGCCCGAAAGTCAATGCAGCCGCTTAATTTACGTCATCGCTTGCCCGAAACTCGTACGACCGAATATACTTCGTACTTATGGATCAACGAAAGATTCGGGTTCTGGTCGCCAAACCGGGCCTCGACGGACATGATCGCGGAGCTAAGGTGATCGCTCGTGCACTTCGTGATGCCGGAATGGAAGTCATCTATACCGGTTTGCGTCAAACACCTGAGATGATCGCCACCGCGGCCCTTCAGGAAGACGTCGACGCCGTTGGAATCTCGATCCTCAGCGGCGCTCATAAGACGCTTTGTCCGAGGATAGTTGACCTGATGCGGGCAAACGGGATGGACGACACCCTGATCCTCGTCGGCGGTATTGTGCCGGCTGAGGACATTGCGGATCTAAAGGCGAATGGCGTCTCCGAGGTGTTTTTGCCCGGCACATCGACCGAGGACATAGTGTCGTTTATCCGAAACCACGTGCACATTGAGGCGTAAGGCGAATTTTGCTTGATGCCGTTTTCAATTTTTGAGTCGAACAAGGGGAGAGTTTTTATAATGAAAAAGTTCACAACTATATTCTTTGCATTTGCGTTGTTGCTCTCGGCAACATTCATCAGCGGCTCGATCTCGTCCGTTACCGGCGGGGGCGATTCGTTTTCAGCCCAGGCTCAAACCTCGGTCAAGCGCAAACGGAAGGTCGGATTTACTCGTCGGGTCTATCGCGGCGGCAAATGGGTCGGCACACAGGTATGGACCGGCACAAAATGGGTTTCAAAGAAAACCTGGCAGGGCATGAAATGGACGGGCAAGACGACTTACAAAACAGGCCGAAAGGTCGTCAGCCGCACGAAAAAGGTGGTCTACTAGGCCTCAGCTTAGGGATATAATTTCAGAAAAGGCACCTTACGGGGTGCCTTTTTGTTTGCATCGATACGGCTCTCCTTTGACCGACCGTCGTTTTTGATCTCTAATACTAAGCAATGAAAGAGACCGTAAGAGTTGCGTCGGGACAGGGTTTTTGGGGCGATCTGTTGACCGCACCGGTCGATCAGGTGCGAAACGGCCCGATCGATTATCTGATGCTCGATTACCTTGCCGAAGTAACGATGAGCATCGTTCAGAAACAGCGGCAGCGTGACCCGAATGCCGGCTATGCACGCGACTTCATTTCGCTGATGCACGAGATACTTCCCGATTGCGTCGAAAAGGACATCAAGGTCCTCTCGAATGCCGGCGGCGTGAATGTTCACGGCTGCGCCGACGCGATAAAGGCGACCGCGAAGGACCTCGGCCTCGGCGGAAGGGTGAAGATCGGCGTAATAACGGGCGACGACATTCTGCCGCGTCTCAGCGAGTTCATCGACAACGGCGTTGAGATCAACAATATGGAGACCGGCGAACCGCTGGCCGACATACTCGACCGGGTTCAGGCGGCGAACGTCTATCTCGGGGCGGGCGGATTGGTCGAGGCCCTTGGCCGAGGTGCACAGATCGTCGTCGGTGGGCGGCTCACCGATACCGGACTGACGCTTGCGCCGTTGATGCACGAATTCGGTTGGACGTTCGACGATTGGGATCGTATCTCTGCCGGCACCATCGCGGGCCACATCATCGAATGCGGAGCACAGGCCAGCGGCGGCAACTGTCAGTACGATTGGAAAAATATCCCCGATCTCGCGAACGTCGGTTTTCCGATCGTCGAGGCCTCGCCGGACGGCACTTTTGTCGTCACCAAACACGACGGTACCGGCGGCCGCGTCAATGTCCAGTCGGTCAAAGAACAGCTGCTCTATGAAATGGGCGATCCGAAGGCCTATATTACGCCCGACGTCGTCGCCGATTTTTCGTCGATACAATTAGAGGACGCCGGCCCGGACCGCGTTCGTGTATTCGGCATCAAAGGTTCGCCGAAGACCGATCTCTATAAGGTCTCGATCGCTTATTCCGCAGGATGGAAATCGGTCGGCACGCTTGTTTACGCGTGGCCCGAAGCATATGAAAAAGCCCGGGCCGCCGACAAGATTCTTCGCGAAAGGCTCGAACGCCTTGGCCTGCGATTCGACGTGATCCTGACCGAATACGTCGGCGTCAACGCCACTCACGGCCATCTCGCAGGCGAGCCTTCGCCCGATATTCCTGAAGTTCAGTTGCGTATTGGGGTTCGTGGCCAAAACAAAGCCGACGTCGAACGCTTTACCAAAGAGATCGCCCCGCTCATCCTCACCGGCCCGCCCGCCGTCACAGGCTTCGCCGGCGGCCGCCCCAAAGTCGAAGAGATCATGGCCTACTTCCCCGCCTTGATACCGAAAACGCTCATCACCCCAAAAGTCGAGATCATCGAGGCGTAAGATCAAGCAAATGTTGATTCGTGGTAATGGCAAAGAGACATATTTACTTCTTCACGGTCTTCGTGTGAAACGGTCGATCAAGCTTGGCGATGGACTAACCGTAATGCCTGCAAAAGCCTCGATTCTGCAAGCGTATATTATTGATGCGGCGAGTCGTGGACTTGAGCATACCGTAGCCAAGATTTTCCT
The DNA window shown above is from Chloracidobacterium sp. and carries:
- a CDS encoding cobalamin B12-binding domain-containing protein, giving the protein MDQRKIRVLVAKPGLDGHDRGAKVIARALRDAGMEVIYTGLRQTPEMIATAALQEDVDAVGISILSGAHKTLCPRIVDLMRANGMDDTLILVGGIVPAEDIADLKANGVSEVFLPGTSTEDIVSFIRNHVHIEA
- the pruA gene encoding L-glutamate gamma-semialdehyde dehydrogenase; its protein translation is MQTQRVLDEFKNEPFTDFSVPENADAMRAAIEKVRGELGREYPCLINGEKIVLESKFQSFNPAKKDEVVGVFSEGDTDISLVEKGIDAATEAFKTWRNVPAAERAEYIFKIAELMRQRKHELSAWMVFEVSKTWAEADGDTAEAIDFAEFYGREMLRWAQEQPITKVPGEDNSLEYIPLGVGAIIPPWNFPLAIMSGMTMAAIVAGNTVVLKPSSDSPTIAAKFIEIVKEAGVPAGVVNFITGSAGTGEAMVTSPNTRFISFTGSKGVGLHINEEAAKARPGQIWIKRVIAEMGGKDAIIVADDADLESAATGVVQAAFGFQGQKCSACSRLIVDEKVHDELLEKVIALTKALKVGQPTEVDTNVAAVINKKAFDKTLGYIQEGIGEGGYVVAGGNGDETSGYFIEPTVIDNVKPGDIIEQEEIFAPVLAVIKARDFDHALEIANGTEFGLTGAVYSASEERLERARRDFHVGNLYLNRKCTGALVGVHPFGGFNMSGTDSKAGGREYLLQFMQGKSIARKI
- a CDS encoding PASTA domain-containing protein → MGVIKTGFSAIGKLFMLGFLLIAFLAGMAGVVFMSLSGSEIKVPEIVGKDFVESEKELAALGLKIKKRADRVSAEKMNTVLEQLPRPGETVKTGQMILVVVSRAGADGAETPKSLIKDIEEDDTEKIEEMISDKPKKSRSNSNSNANSNTNRKKADTTRDVLSNTSTAGNSAGANTQVRPEDGNKREPGTNPGDRNDRPQQTGPTPKPQASPTVNRSGDTRPRSSQRP
- a CDS encoding DUF1446 domain-containing protein, with amino-acid sequence MKETVRVASGQGFWGDLLTAPVDQVRNGPIDYLMLDYLAEVTMSIVQKQRQRDPNAGYARDFISLMHEILPDCVEKDIKVLSNAGGVNVHGCADAIKATAKDLGLGGRVKIGVITGDDILPRLSEFIDNGVEINNMETGEPLADILDRVQAANVYLGAGGLVEALGRGAQIVVGGRLTDTGLTLAPLMHEFGWTFDDWDRISAGTIAGHIIECGAQASGGNCQYDWKNIPDLANVGFPIVEASPDGTFVVTKHDGTGGRVNVQSVKEQLLYEMGDPKAYITPDVVADFSSIQLEDAGPDRVRVFGIKGSPKTDLYKVSIAYSAGWKSVGTLVYAWPEAYEKARAADKILRERLERLGLRFDVILTEYVGVNATHGHLAGEPSPDIPEVQLRIGVRGQNKADVERFTKEIAPLILTGPPAVTGFAGGRPKVEEIMAYFPALIPKTLITPKVEIIEA
- a CDS encoding sterol desaturase family protein, whose amino-acid sequence is MLNPTVIAIPFFALMIGVEAWYAHRKRKDVYETKDALNNIFIGFVSVGFGLLFGVFIGSIYLFAYELSPFKFPADAWWSWAILFFIDDFAYYWFHRISHESRLFWNFHVVHHSSEFYNLSVAVRQSWFSGLLHWVFYAPIMLLGFAPWMFAVMHGFNLIYQFWIHTRLIDRLGPLEYVLNTPSHHRVHHGVNNPYLDRNYAGVLIIWDRMFGTFVEETEEPRYGIIKPIRSYNPLWVNLHGWFEMIEAMRSKKTLPGKLKCIFASPNMDFDDRPKVNAAA
- the def gene encoding peptide deformylase, with the protein product MLKVVHYPDPILLTVGKPFSDEEFGPELEKLVSDMFATMYDAGGVGLAAPQVGISRRLFVMDTPSENGPSQKHALFNPEVVHVEGEQIGDEGCLSFPGLYQTIRREMRVIVRAQDARGERFELDVDDLAARCILHETDHCDGIVFLDRMTVLKREMAKRKIKRLQKTGKWE
- the rsmB gene encoding 16S rRNA (cytosine(967)-C(5))-methyltransferase RsmB, which gives rise to MNISPSRKAAFDVLFKIDREEAFSSVLLPYHSAGLSEADRGLCYEVTYGVLRHKLYLDLIIGHFASNKKLDPAVSIAIQMALFQIIFLDRIPAHSAINESVELVARARKRSAKGFVNAILRSFLRNRWEPGCIDQTDRLVTKTSHPRWLVEKWVHDLGFENAARLCEANNKPGNASFRLTRKFDVRFRKRSPPPEELETLLGIDDREKIAGSTIVAGGYVADRISPRLRELANGGMIYFQDEASQLVASSISLKKGDRMLDVCAAPGGKTTLIAANTGDLSSSIVSGDLHENRVKLLRENADRQGCESVATLRYDALTSLPFGNATFDHVLVDAPCSGTGTIRNNPEIRYRLKETDIREMASKQLSILKESSRVVRPGGTLTYSTCSIETEEDEQVAEAFVGNQTEFARIRPDVQERFLTGRGYARTFPHVDGTDGFFLAVFRKG
- a CDS encoding methionyl-tRNA formyltransferase, which codes for MRIVFMGTPAAAVPSLERLISAGHDIAAVYTQPDRPSGRGKRISMPAVKEYALGRGLSVIQPLKIKTPEALETFRSHGAEAAIVVAYGRILPTAFLEMYPKGAINLHFSLLPKYRGAAPVNWAIVNGDKVSGVTTMKMDAGLDTGDILLQSETAIDSDENAVELMDRLSHLGAELLIETLDGIDSIVPRPQDDSMATYAPLLHKEDGRIDWTMPAAKIVDRIRGFQPFPTSFTTFRNQRLTVWKARASNAAPPLAGSAAGTICEAAGEALKVVCGDGSIIEMTELQPEGKRRMTAADFINGSRPAVGEILASE